AATGATGAGCCTGTTGAGAACTGTCTGCGTAAGTATTGTAACTGCTATCCTGATCATGAGTCTTGCTTCGGTAGGCATGGCAAATGACACACGACAAGAACTTTCAAAAGACAGCACCCTTGAAAAAGTCCTCAAACGCAAAGCACTCAGAGTTGGTTTTTCCACATTTAAACCATGGGCCATGAAAGGCAAAAACGGGGAATTTATCGGCTTTGAAATTGATGTTGCCAAACGGCTTGCTTCAGATATGGGTGTGAAAATCAGATTTATTCCCACCAAGTGGGACGGCATAATCCCCGCTCTGCTGACCGGGAAATTTGATATCATCATCGGTGGAATGGGCATCACCCCAGCACGTAACCTTAAGGTCAACTTTTCCGATCCTTATGAATACAGCGGCATGTCCATTGTCGCCAACAAGGACGTGGCAACCGGGAAATTAACCCGTGCAGACTATAACAACGCAAAGACCGGCGGAGCAGCACGTCTTTCCGCTCTTGAAGATTTTAACAACCCTAGAATCAGAGTTGCGGTTCGCCTCGGCACCACTGCTGAAAAAGCGGCTAAAAACTTCCTGCCCAAGGCAAATATAGCAAAATTCAATGATGAAGCGGCTTCAATTCAGGAATTACTAAATGGCAATGCAGCATGCCTTGTTGCCTCCAATCCCTTACCGGAAACACTTGTTGAAAAATACCCCGGCAAGCTTTACCTTCCCCTGAAGTCTGACTTTACGCAGGAACCTATCGGTTTTGCTGTACGTAAAGGAGATCCGGATTTCCTGAACTTTCTCAACAACTGGATCAGGGTTTGTAATTCCGAGGGCTGGCTTGAAGCACGCTACAACTACTGGTTTAAAACCAACCAATGGAAATCACAGGTTGAATAGTTTCTAATTATGTTTGATTCACAAAAAAAAATCTCCTCCCGTGATGTCTTGCTGCTGGCATGCATCATGGGAGGAGTTGTTTTACTTTTCCACCATCTGGCTCAAGGTCTTAATTACAATTGGGACTGGTCCGTCATTCCCGGCTACATCGCACGCTTTGACAGCGAGTCAGGAAACTGGAGAGCCGGACTGCTAACTCAGGGATTACTGGTTACCCTGCGCCTTTCACTATGGTCTATCCTGTTGGCCCTGCTTGCCGGAACGATTATGGGTATGTGGAGAGTCAGTCCACGCCCCCTGCTGCGCATGATCTCAAGCAGTTATGTGGGACTGGTTCGCAATATTCCACCGCTGGTGCTGATCTTTATTTTCTATTTCTTTCTTGGTGACCAGATAATGCAGGCAACCGGGATTACTGAACTTTCATATTCATTGAACGACAGCAGCTCCCCTGTACTGACCACTCTATTCGGCCCGGTGGAACAGCTTCCGGCTTTCCTTTCCGGGGTGCTGACCATGGCCCTTTTCGAAGGTGCATACATAACCGAGATTGTCAGAGCGGGAATTGAATCAATCGACAAGGAACAGTGGGAAGCTTCAGCTGCGCTTGGTTTCAACAGACGCAATCAGCTTATCCACATCGTTCTGCCGCAAGCATTTTCACGTTCACTGCCGCCACTTGCGGGACAATTCATATCCACAATCAAAGACTCATCCATTGTCTCGGTTATTTCCATTCAGGAACTCACCTTTGCCGGACAGGAACTCATGTCCGCAACGTATCGAACCTTCGAAATCTGGTCGCTGGTCATTGCAATGTATTTTCTTTTGACTTTTCCCTGCTCAATTGCTGTACGTGAACTTGAAAAAAAAATGAACAGTCACAGAGGATCTCATCATTGATGAACTAAAACCGCCTGCCCAGTAATAGCGGCTCCACAGGTTTCAAAATGATCTTCAATTACAGGGCTGCCTTGAGTGAAATATTGTTCGATACTATCAGTAATTTCTAAGAAAGCGTCTACAACGACAGGATCGAACTGGCTCCCGGAGCAGGATTTTATCTCTTCCACAATCTGTCCAAATTCAATGGCCTGCCTATAAGGACGATTGCTGGCCATAGCTGAAAGCGTGTCAGCTACAGCTATTATCAGTGCTCCGAAAGGAATCTGTTCCCCTTTCAGGCCATGCGGGTACCCTCCGCCGTCATACCGCTCATGGTGATGCAAAATAATTCCGGTAATATGGTCCAAACCGGAAACCGAAGCTACAGGCTTTACTATATCCGCACCGATAGTCGGGTGCTGTTTGACGGCTTCATATTCTTCATCAGTCAACCTGCCCTCTTTTTTCAAAATTGAATCAGGAAGGCCTATTTTGCCGATATCATGCAGATGACCTGCAATATGTAATAGCTCGCAATCCCTTTCAGGCAGCCCTAATTGCACACCTAAAGCTTGTGAGACAACCGCCACCTCTTCAGAATGTGAACAGGTATAATGATCCTTGGCATCAATTGCATTTCCCAATGACTCTGCAAATTGATGAACAGTCATACTCGCAACACTGTTGTCGCGCCTTTTTTTTCTAGTAAAAAAATTTATTATCTTTCTCATAGCTCACCATCAATATTGATATATGAATTAATTGTATTCCTGAGTGGAAATCTATTTTAATCGAAAATGATTGTCAATTGCATTTACGTTAAATTTTTAGTTTAAAATATAATGAGTTAGAATTCATTTATAAATTTCAATAAAATATGAATATTTAAAGGACAACTCAGTTAAAAAACCAGACATCTGCCTGAAATCTTGTTAGTTTTCACTAAATCGTAACATTTAAGACACAGTAAAAAATCATTCGGGACATAGATTGCCTTCAACAAAGTCGAGGAGGACTCCTGAATGTCTCTGAAATTAAAACTAATTACTTTTTGCGTTGCTATCGGTCTTATCCCACTGATTTTAATTGGCACTTTAAGTGTCAACATGGCCTCTAAAGCTCTTTCCCAGCAAGCATTCGGACAACTCGAATCCGTACGTGACGCTAAAAAGAAAAATCTTCAAGATCTAGTAGATAAGTGGTTTCAGGAAGTTCAACTCTTCTCTAACGTAAAAGAAGTCTATAATGCTGTTGGATTAATCGGTGAGTATGCCATGGAATATGAAATTTCAGGCAACCCCTTAGATGTTACATCAGAAGAATATAATGAAGTACACCAATACGCAGCCACTCCATTTATCCCCTTTGTGGAAAACCTCGGCTACGATGATGCCCTTCTTATCAACGATTATGGTCGGGTTCTTTTTTCTATTAAAAAAGAAAGAGACCTCGGTGCTGACCTGAAAAAGGGGCAATACAAGAATTCGAATCTTGCCCGTGCTTTTAAAAAAGCAGTTAAAGGCGAAATTGTATTTGCCGACTTTGAACCTTACGCACCCATGGGTGGAACTCCGGTAGCTTTTGTCTGCGCACCTGTTCATTCCCATGCTGGAGATATTCAAGGGGTAGTCGCCCTGCGAATTCCACTCACGGAAATCAATTCCATCATGACCCTTCGTTCAGGTATGGGAAAAACAGGTGAATCCTACCTCGTGGGCCCGGACTTCCTGATGCGCTCAGATTCTGAGCTTAGTCCAGAGTATCGGACAGTTCAAAACTCTTTCAAAAATCAAGCTAAGGGCAAAATCGATTCCGAAGCAGTTCAATTAGCCTTGAAAGATAAAAGCGGCACAGCACTGATAGAAAGTGCAAACGGCATTGAACAGCTGACAGCATATACTCCCATCAAAATCGGCAAAACAAGCTGGGCACTTATATCTGAAATCCACAAAGAGGAAGCTTTTCAGGCTGTAACAACTCTCAGAATATTTGCCCTGATAATATCGGCAGTCACAGCCGTAATTGTTCTACTTGTAACTCTGATTTTCCTGCGCCGCTCAATCCTTGGCCCTCTTGAAAGAATCGAAAAATTTGTTACCTCCATTGCCGGAGGTGATTTCAAGGCCACGCTTAAAGGAAAATTCAAAAGTGAGATCAAAAATCTTGCTGATGGAATTCAGGTAATGGTCGGGGAGCTTAAAAATAAACTGGGTTTTTCCCAAGGCATGCTGGACGGCATGACTGTCCCCTGCCTGATCTCAGACACTAACGCCAAAATATCCTACCTGAACCAGCCGCTCTGCGAATTACTTGAAAGCGGAAAATCCTGTGAAAGCTGGATAGGCCGCCCGGTTAAAGAACTTTTGCAGGCTCCTCCCGGAGAAAAGGGAATTCTGACCCGTTGCCTGGATGAAAAACAATCCATTGTTAACGTTGAACGCTGCTGGAAAACAAAAAAAAATAATTACCGGAACGTGCGCATCGACGCGGCTCCACTCTACGACCTTGATAACAAACTCATTGGTGGATTCGCTGTAATAGTTGATCTTAGCAATATGAAAGCCAAGGAAAAACAGATTAATGATCAGTACAAAATCATGGTGGAAATAACCGAGAAAGCAAAGAGCATTTCTAAATACCTGACCAAAGGCGCATCCGAAATAGAAACTCAGGTGGATCAGGTTTCTTCCAACACAGAAAAGCAATTTGACCGAATTGAATGTTCATCTCAGGCAATCACTGAAATGAACCAGACCCTCCTGAACTCAGTTACCAACGCGGAAAATGCGGCAAAGCAGGCTAAGCAGACCCGCTTGCACGCAGAAGAAGGCATGCAGACCATGACCGAAACAAGTGTCGCCATCAACCAACTGCAATCCCTTTCTGACACCGTAAAAGAAAATATGCACCGACTCGGCGAACAAAGTCAGTCAATCGGCGGTATAATCGGGGTAATCAATGATATCGCCGACCAGACCAATCTTCTGGCCCTGAATGCCGCAATTGAAGCCGCCCGTGCAGGTGAAGCTGGACGCGGATTCGCGGTTGTGGCGGATGAAGTCCGCAAGCTGGCGGAAAAAACAATGCAATCTACAAGAGAAGTCGAAAATGCAATCAAAAATATCCAAGGCTCCGCGCAATCTAATATCGAAAACACCGACCAGACAGTGGAAGCAGTAAAGCACGCCGGCGGACTGGTAGGAAAATCCGTGCAGGCATTTCAGGAGATATCAAGCATGTCCGTGGATACAGCCACTGAAATTGAAAGAATTGCTCAAGCCACGGACCAGCAATCTGAAGCCCACGACCAGATTCATAAAAGTGTGGAAGAACTTAAAAAATTGGCCGGGGATACCAAATCCGATATGCAGAAATCCACAGAATCGACAACTTCACTAGCTAGAACAGCACATGAATTGGAAAAGCTGATTGAACGACTCAGTGATGCTGCCGGACTCTAGCCTTTAACAATTCAGGTAAATAAAAATGCGCCCTGCTCCATCACGGAACAAGGCGCATTTTTTGATCATATATAAAACGAAAAATTAATCCGGTTTCATACTTTCCATTATAGCTTCAAGGCGGCAGGCTTCGCTTGCCAGAATATCCTCATCAAGCTTCTGTTCGGTAACTTTGAAAGGCTCACCAAGCAAAACTTTGCAAGGCATAAATGGCTTGGGCAGTTCAAATCTGTCCCATGATCTCTCAAAAACTATCGGATTGGAAGGATAAGCCCGCATGGGAATGATGGAAGCACCGGTCTTTTGCGCAATTGCCAGAATCCCCGGTTTAACCTCATGGCGCGGCCCTTTGGGACCATCCATAGTAATCGCTCCGACCTTACCTTTTTTGCGCATAATCCGAGCCACACCGAGCATGGCTTTCAAGCCGCCACGAGTGGATGAACCACGGGCAACATCATAACCGATACGCTCCAGCACTTCGGTGATGATCTGACCATCCTTGCTGTCACTGGCCATGGTCACCAGCGGTATTTTTTTTAGAAAACCAAGACCGATCAAGCTGAACAATTCGTTATGCCACAGGGCCAACATAAGCGGCCTGCCCTGTTCATGCAGACTGATGACATTCTCATATCCATCAATATCAAAGCGCATGGAGCGCACCCACCAGCGATACAGAAAGGCCACCTGCGGCGCGAAGATGACTGGATCGACCTTTATCTTCATAACTATGAATTATCCTGAAACTGCATGTTGTAAAGTTTTATGTACAGCGGACATTTTTTCAAAAGTTCCTTGTGGCTACCTTTGGAAACAATTTTACCTTTTTCCATAACCACAATCACATCAGCGGACAGCACAGTGGAAAGTCTGTGCGCGATAACAATGCTGGTCCTGTCCTTCATGAGATTTTCAAGGGCCATCTGCACAATGCGTTCAGCTTCGGTATCAAGGGCACTGGTAGCCTCGTCAAGGATAAGCAGCGGCGGATTCTTGAGCAGAGCGCGGGCAATAGTCAAACGTTGCTTCTGCCCGCCGGAAAGCCTTACCCCACGTTCGCCGACCATGGTTTCATAGCCTTCAGGAAGTTTTTCGATGAACTCATGAGCAAAAGCATTCTTGGCACTCTGCTGAACACTTTCAAGAGCTGCATCCTGGCTCACGTAGGCAATATTGTCACGCACGGTAGCATTAAAAAGGAAAGTTTCCTGCGAAACCATACCGATATTCAAACGCAGGGACTTCAAGCTATAGTCACTTACCTGCCGGCCGTTAATCTTAATCACACCCTGCTTGGCATCGTAGAAACGGGGAATAAGATTAACCAAAGTGGTCTTACCGGAACCGCTGGGACCGACAATAGCTATCTTCTGCCCGGCTTTAACATCGAGATTGATGTTATCCAACACTGGAGATTCGGAAGACGGATAACTGAAGGTCAGATTCTTAATTTCCAGTTTTTTAAAATCCTGTTCCAGTTCAGTCACACCGCCCTGCTCTACATTAATCTTCGGCGAATCAAGAATCTCAAAAACCCTTTCCGCCCCGGCAAGTGCGCGCTGGATGGTATGGTTGGAGGTATTCATCTTCTTGATCGGTTCATAAAGCATGACCAGCGCGGCAATAAAAGAAAAGAAAGTACCCGGTGTGGAATGACCGTCAATAACCTGCGCTCCGCCGTACCAGAGGACAAGGCCGATTCCGAAGGCTCCGACGATTTCCATGATCCTGGAAGAAAGCTCACTGTTCAGGACTTCTTTAATAGCGATCCTGACCAGACGCCCATTTTCCTGCTCAAATCTACCTGTCTCAAGCTTCTCATTGGCAAAAGCCTTGATGACCTTCACTCCACTGAAAGACTCCTGCAAGAGGGCGTTAATGTCGGAAATTTTACTCTGGTTCTTACGGCCCAGCTTACGCAGTTTTCTCCCGAAATAAAAAAACGGGAAAATCGCCAGCGGCAATACCAGCACCGCAAAGGCAGCCAGATAAGGATCACGATAAAAAACCAGACCAATCAGGCAGATGATAGTAAAAGCCTCACGGATCATCATAATAAAAGAAGGTAGGCTGGCCCGGATTTCAATAACGTCGTTCAAGATACGGGACATAAGCATGCCCACCTGACTTTCTTCAAAGAAATTCATGGGCAAACAGATAATCTTGTTAAAAAGATCATTTCTGAGTTGCTCAAGCACCAGCAGTCCGGCACTGTTCATCAGGTAGGTCTGTAAAAACCTGAACACACCTTTAATCAGCATGACAGCAACAAAGGCTATGGGCACCAGTGTCAGTGCCTCGCGGTCTTTGTTGATAAAGATATCATCCATGGCCGGCTGGATCAGATAAGCTGTTGCAGCAGTTGCGGCTGCAACGATTGCCATGGAAATAAAAGCAATGATTATCCTGAACTTATAGGGTCCAAAATATGAAAGACATCTCTTGATGAGATGTTTGTTTTTCAGATAGCTGTATTTTCCGCCTTTAGGCAAATTAGACTCCTTTATTGTGGCTGAACGCCGATTGCGCTATTTCCTTACTTCTCATTGGCGGCAATCGCAAGTGTCTATTCCATACAGATAGATTTAACTGATGACTTACCTTTCTTTTCATTGGATTAATCAATTTGACCGCAAAACATTGGCTGTTATCTTAATTCAATTAGAAGGAGAATTTAAATGTCAGTTAAAATAGATTGTAAAGGGCTCCCCTGCCCGCAGCCCGTAATCAAATGCAAAAACGCAATAGAATCCGAGAATCCAGCCAAAATTAAAATCACGGTAGACAACGAGGCCGCCAAAGAAAACGTATCCCGGTTCATGACGACCAAAGGATATGAAGTCAGCGTCAAGGAAAAGGACAATCTTTTCGTAGTTAAGGGAAAAAAAGATATTACTTCTGAATCTCCCGCTGAATGCGAAGTCTGTCAGGTTATGAATGACGATGAAATCGCTAACGTAGGCAGCAAAACGCTTGTGTTCCTGAACAGCGAATTTCTTGGCAATGGTGATGACAAACTAGGTGCCAGTCTGATGTTCAACTTTATTTCCACCTTACCTGAACTTGACGGTTCATTGTGGCGGATCATTATGGTCAACGGTGCAGTCAAGCTTGCAACTGAAGGCAGCAAATGCCTTGAGAAGCTTCAAGAGCTTGAAGAAGCAGGTGTTTCTATTCTTGTATGCGGTACCTGTCTCGACCATTTCGACCTGCTCGATAAAAAACAAGTAGGTGAAACAACAAACATGCTCGACGTAGTCACCAGCATGCAGCTTGCCAGCAAAGTAATTAAGGCTTAAGAAAGCCGACATGACCGACAAAAAAACTATCAGATTAAATAAATATATTGCTTCCGCAGGAATTTCTTCTAGGCGTGGAGCCGACGAACTCGTCCAAAAAGGCAAAGTTAAAATCAATGGTAAAACCGCTGACTCTCCCGGAATTCAGGTAGATCCTGAAAATGATCTCGTCGAGGTAAGCGGCAAACCGATACAGCATGACCAAAAAGCAGACGATCTTTACATCATGCTGCACAAAACCGTTGAAACAGTGACTACTGCCAGAGATCCGCAAGGCCGGAAAACTGTTATGGACCTGCTGCCTTCAGGGATTGTCAAACGCCGTGTATTTTCTGTAGGAAGACTTGATTTTTACTCTGAAGGAATGCTTTTGATGACCACGGACGGTGAACTTTGCAACCGCATGACTCACCCCAAATGGCATCTGCCCAAAGTCTATCACGTGACCATACGCGGTACGCTTTCCGAACGGGAAATATCCATCATGGAAGCCGGAATGTTCCTTGCGGACGGAGACGAACTCCTTGCTCCGGTACAGGTTAAAACCATTAGTAAAGTGGGCGAAACCACCAAATACGAAATGGTGCTTCATCAAGGGATCAATCGTCAGATCAGACGTATGTTTGATGAATACAACAAAACCATCCTGCGCCTGAAAAGAGTCCGTCAAGGTCGCGTGGAACTGGGCGATCTCAAGCCCGGAGAATGGCGCGAACTAAGCGCAAAAGAACTGGCTTTGCTTAAAAAAGATTTGAAAATAAAATAGGAATGCCTCCGGCGGCTTAAAACCTTTTAGTAAGGCTTCGCCGTTTTTAATGGCATACCAGCGTAAATTAAAAAGACCCAGATTTGATGATCAAATCTGGGTCTTTAAATTTTGTACTAATTTTAAACTACTTAATTTTCGTATTATCTTCCACATCCACACCTTCCGGCGGGATGAACTGGAATATTGAATCATCCACTTCAGGGTCAATTTCAATGTTACTCATGGCAACCTCATTGCCGTTGCCGTAGAAATCAACAACCAGAATCTTACTCATCATTTTCCGCTCAGGATCAATCCACGCAAAGGCCAGAACCATACCGGTTTCAGGTTCAAGAGGCAGCAGCTTGAGCTTGATCAGTCCATTATCATCACCCTGATTTTCGACCACAAAATCCTCTTCGAGCTTTGCCTGCCCGGAGATGAATTTGATCATGGTTTTGGAGTTAAAAAGCTGCTTGGTGCGGTACTTAAGAGCCAATTTGTCTTCGGGAAAGTAATCCCAGACAATTGATTCACCAACAATAAGCAGTTCCGGTTCCGGCTTTACTGATTCCCAGCGCAGCAGTGAAGGCTGTTTAAAAATAATTTTACCGGAACGGATATCCTGTTCCTTGCTTGCGGCATTGGTCAAAGTCTGGGTAAAGTCCGCACTGAAAGTTTTAATTGAATCGTATGTTTTCTGAATCTCGGCAGTAAGTTCATCAGCAACCGCTACAGAGCTGAAAGAAAGCAGGACCGAGACAACAAGTATTAAAATCCTGAATCGCATTATTCTCCTCGTGAATTCGGGTTCATCTACAAAAACTGTCTTAACCCTTTTGGATTGATTATGAAAGTACAACCTGTATCACAAATTTCCCGCCGACTCATCGAAGCCGAGTTATACGGCGAACTTTATGAAACCATGACCGAACAATTCGGCAAAGAAAAAGCCCTGCAAATCATAACCGAAAACCTGCAAAAATCGGCCCGCAAGTCCGGGCAGGCATTTGCCGCATCCGTAGACACGCCTAATCTCGAACATTTCTCAACAGTAGTCGAAATATGGGAAAAAGGGGATGCCATCGAAGTCGCTGATGTTTCCATCAACGACAATGAACTGACTGTAAAAGTTAGTCGCTGCCGTTATCAGGAGTCCTACCGCGAAATGGGCTTACCCGAAGAACTCTGCACCCTGCTCTCCTGTTCCCGAGACGAACCTTTCGCCAAAGGCTACAGCGACAAGCTAAGCATGGTCCGCGAAACAACACTAGCCGAAGGCGGAGACTGTTGTCCTTTTAAATTTGTTTGGAAATAGCCTCCGGCGGGTCTGCCGACAGCCTCTCCGAGGGCCAGAGAAACTTTTTGGAAAAAGTTTCTCTGGACTCTTCAAAAACTTTTAACAAGCTTCGCATACAGTGCATCAAACCGTCTCTAAACAATTAAACCGCAATATTTTCAAAATATTGCGGTTGTTCTCTTTATGTCGTCTTTTCAAGTTATATGCGAAGCATACTGAAAGGTTTTGAAAGGGATGGGGTCTGGGGAAGGGAAAACTTTTGCAAAAGTTTTCCCTTCCCCAGCCGCCGGAGGCTTTCTTAATCCTTAGTAATTAAAACTATACGTGGCTTGCTGCCGTCTTGCGGCCCTAGAATTCCATCCTGCTCCATCTGCTCGATAAACCGGGCAGCGCGGTTGAAACCGATGCGGAACCGACGCTGCAAGAGCGAAATTGAGGCTTTGCCCTGCTCCAGAACGAATTGTACGGCCTCGTTGTAGACCGGGTCATCAGATTCACCGGGCATGCTTCCTGCTCCGGGTCCAGATGATCCTGATTCTTTCCAGTCGCTGAAATCAAGCTCAA
This portion of the Desulfovibrio sp. JC022 genome encodes:
- a CDS encoding transporter substrate-binding domain-containing protein; protein product: MSLLRTVCVSIVTAILIMSLASVGMANDTRQELSKDSTLEKVLKRKALRVGFSTFKPWAMKGKNGEFIGFEIDVAKRLASDMGVKIRFIPTKWDGIIPALLTGKFDIIIGGMGITPARNLKVNFSDPYEYSGMSIVANKDVATGKLTRADYNNAKTGGAARLSALEDFNNPRIRVAVRLGTTAEKAAKNFLPKANIAKFNDEAASIQELLNGNAACLVASNPLPETLVEKYPGKLYLPLKSDFTQEPIGFAVRKGDPDFLNFLNNWIRVCNSEGWLEARYNYWFKTNQWKSQVE
- a CDS encoding amino acid ABC transporter permease, with protein sequence MFDSQKKISSRDVLLLACIMGGVVLLFHHLAQGLNYNWDWSVIPGYIARFDSESGNWRAGLLTQGLLVTLRLSLWSILLALLAGTIMGMWRVSPRPLLRMISSSYVGLVRNIPPLVLIFIFYFFLGDQIMQATGITELSYSLNDSSSPVLTTLFGPVEQLPAFLSGVLTMALFEGAYITEIVRAGIESIDKEQWEASAALGFNRRNQLIHIVLPQAFSRSLPPLAGQFISTIKDSSIVSVISIQELTFAGQELMSATYRTFEIWSLVIAMYFLLTFPCSIAVRELEKKMNSHRGSHH
- a CDS encoding HD-GYP domain-containing protein, whose amino-acid sequence is MRKIINFFTRKKRRDNSVASMTVHQFAESLGNAIDAKDHYTCSHSEEVAVVSQALGVQLGLPERDCELLHIAGHLHDIGKIGLPDSILKKEGRLTDEEYEAVKQHPTIGADIVKPVASVSGLDHITGIILHHHERYDGGGYPHGLKGEQIPFGALIIAVADTLSAMASNRPYRQAIEFGQIVEEIKSCSGSQFDPVVVDAFLEITDSIEQYFTQGSPVIEDHFETCGAAITGQAVLVHQ
- a CDS encoding methyl-accepting chemotaxis protein, whose product is MSLKLKLITFCVAIGLIPLILIGTLSVNMASKALSQQAFGQLESVRDAKKKNLQDLVDKWFQEVQLFSNVKEVYNAVGLIGEYAMEYEISGNPLDVTSEEYNEVHQYAATPFIPFVENLGYDDALLINDYGRVLFSIKKERDLGADLKKGQYKNSNLARAFKKAVKGEIVFADFEPYAPMGGTPVAFVCAPVHSHAGDIQGVVALRIPLTEINSIMTLRSGMGKTGESYLVGPDFLMRSDSELSPEYRTVQNSFKNQAKGKIDSEAVQLALKDKSGTALIESANGIEQLTAYTPIKIGKTSWALISEIHKEEAFQAVTTLRIFALIISAVTAVIVLLVTLIFLRRSILGPLERIEKFVTSIAGGDFKATLKGKFKSEIKNLADGIQVMVGELKNKLGFSQGMLDGMTVPCLISDTNAKISYLNQPLCELLESGKSCESWIGRPVKELLQAPPGEKGILTRCLDEKQSIVNVERCWKTKKNNYRNVRIDAAPLYDLDNKLIGGFAVIVDLSNMKAKEKQINDQYKIMVEITEKAKSISKYLTKGASEIETQVDQVSSNTEKQFDRIECSSQAITEMNQTLLNSVTNAENAAKQAKQTRLHAEEGMQTMTETSVAINQLQSLSDTVKENMHRLGEQSQSIGGIIGVINDIADQTNLLALNAAIEAARAGEAGRGFAVVADEVRKLAEKTMQSTREVENAIKNIQGSAQSNIENTDQTVEAVKHAGGLVGKSVQAFQEISSMSVDTATEIERIAQATDQQSEAHDQIHKSVEELKKLAGDTKSDMQKSTESTTSLARTAHELEKLIERLSDAAGL
- a CDS encoding lysophospholipid acyltransferase family protein, which translates into the protein MKIKVDPVIFAPQVAFLYRWWVRSMRFDIDGYENVISLHEQGRPLMLALWHNELFSLIGLGFLKKIPLVTMASDSKDGQIITEVLERIGYDVARGSSTRGGLKAMLGVARIMRKKGKVGAITMDGPKGPRHEVKPGILAIAQKTGASIIPMRAYPSNPIVFERSWDRFELPKPFMPCKVLLGEPFKVTEQKLDEDILASEACRLEAIMESMKPD
- a CDS encoding ABC transporter ATP-binding protein, with the protein product MPKGGKYSYLKNKHLIKRCLSYFGPYKFRIIIAFISMAIVAAATAATAYLIQPAMDDIFINKDREALTLVPIAFVAVMLIKGVFRFLQTYLMNSAGLLVLEQLRNDLFNKIICLPMNFFEESQVGMLMSRILNDVIEIRASLPSFIMMIREAFTIICLIGLVFYRDPYLAAFAVLVLPLAIFPFFYFGRKLRKLGRKNQSKISDINALLQESFSGVKVIKAFANEKLETGRFEQENGRLVRIAIKEVLNSELSSRIMEIVGAFGIGLVLWYGGAQVIDGHSTPGTFFSFIAALVMLYEPIKKMNTSNHTIQRALAGAERVFEILDSPKINVEQGGVTELEQDFKKLEIKNLTFSYPSSESPVLDNINLDVKAGQKIAIVGPSGSGKTTLVNLIPRFYDAKQGVIKINGRQVSDYSLKSLRLNIGMVSQETFLFNATVRDNIAYVSQDAALESVQQSAKNAFAHEFIEKLPEGYETMVGERGVRLSGGQKQRLTIARALLKNPPLLILDEATSALDTEAERIVQMALENLMKDRTSIVIAHRLSTVLSADVIVVMEKGKIVSKGSHKELLKKCPLYIKLYNMQFQDNS
- the yedF gene encoding sulfurtransferase-like selenium metabolism protein YedF, whose translation is MSVKIDCKGLPCPQPVIKCKNAIESENPAKIKITVDNEAAKENVSRFMTTKGYEVSVKEKDNLFVVKGKKDITSESPAECEVCQVMNDDEIANVGSKTLVFLNSEFLGNGDDKLGASLMFNFISTLPELDGSLWRIIMVNGAVKLATEGSKCLEKLQELEEAGVSILVCGTCLDHFDLLDKKQVGETTNMLDVVTSMQLASKVIKA
- a CDS encoding pseudouridine synthase, which codes for MTDKKTIRLNKYIASAGISSRRGADELVQKGKVKINGKTADSPGIQVDPENDLVEVSGKPIQHDQKADDLYIMLHKTVETVTTARDPQGRKTVMDLLPSGIVKRRVFSVGRLDFYSEGMLLMTTDGELCNRMTHPKWHLPKVYHVTIRGTLSEREISIMEAGMFLADGDELLAPVQVKTISKVGETTKYEMVLHQGINRQIRRMFDEYNKTILRLKRVRQGRVELGDLKPGEWRELSAKELALLKKDLKIK
- the lolA gene encoding outer membrane lipoprotein chaperone LolA, translated to MRFRILILVVSVLLSFSSVAVADELTAEIQKTYDSIKTFSADFTQTLTNAASKEQDIRSGKIIFKQPSLLRWESVKPEPELLIVGESIVWDYFPEDKLALKYRTKQLFNSKTMIKFISGQAKLEEDFVVENQGDDNGLIKLKLLPLEPETGMVLAFAWIDPERKMMSKILVVDFYGNGNEVAMSNIEIDPEVDDSIFQFIPPEGVDVEDNTKIK
- a CDS encoding L-2-amino-thiazoline-4-carboxylic acid hydrolase; this encodes MKVQPVSQISRRLIEAELYGELYETMTEQFGKEKALQIITENLQKSARKSGQAFAASVDTPNLEHFSTVVEIWEKGDAIEVADVSINDNELTVKVSRCRYQESYREMGLPEELCTLLSCSRDEPFAKGYSDKLSMVRETTLAEGGDCCPFKFVWK